In Phyllopteryx taeniolatus isolate TA_2022b chromosome 1, UOR_Ptae_1.2, whole genome shotgun sequence, the following proteins share a genomic window:
- the LOC133478102 gene encoding rho-related GTP-binding protein RhoA-D-like, protein MAAIRKKLVIVGDGACGKTCLLIVFSKDQFPEVYVPTVFENYIADIEVDGKQVELALWDTAGQEDYDRLRPLSYPDTDVILMCFSIDSPDSLENIPEKWTPEVKHFCPNVPIILVGNKKDLRNDENTRRELAKMKQEPVKSDEGRDMANRISAFGYLECSAKTKDGVREVFEMATRAALQVRKRKKRSGCQLL, encoded by the exons ATGGCAGCCATCAGGAAGAAGTTGGTCATCGTTGGAGATGGCGCATGCGGGAAGACCTGTCTGCTCATCGTCTTCAGTAAGGACCAGTTCCCAGAGGTCTACGTCCCCACTGTGTTTGAGAACTACATCGCTGACATTGAAGTGGATGGCAAACAG GTGGAACTCGCACTGTGGGACACGGCAGGTCAGGAGGACTACGACAGATTGAGACCTCTCTCCTACCCCGACACCGATGTAATCCTCATGTGTTTCTCTATAGACAGCCCCGACAGTCTTG AGAACATTCCGGAGAAATGGACACctgaagtgaagcacttttGTCCCAATGTCCCCATCATCCTGGTGGGCAACAAGAAGGACCTCAGGAATGACGAGAACACGCGCAGAGAGCTGGCGAAGATGAAACAG GAGCCGGTCAAGTCTGACGAAGGCAGGGACATGGCCAACCGCATCAGTGCCTTCGGCTACCTGGAGTGCTCGGCCAAGACGAAGGACGGCGTCCGGGAGGTGTTCGAGATGGCCACCCGTGCCGCTCTGCAGGTCCGCAAGCGTAAAAAGAGGAGCGGCTGCCAACTCCTGTGA